A section of the Papaver somniferum cultivar HN1 unplaced genomic scaffold, ASM357369v1 unplaced-scaffold_32, whole genome shotgun sequence genome encodes:
- the LOC113341862 gene encoding glutamic acid-rich protein-like: MGGDDDQHIRKGKSPMTEEQLLKDLEEKEIRESLLATMQMIGKMTKDGIEKVQRVSDLLYDIELDPLWEEMHAAMNENKAEENPVEKPVEKPVQILQKKRHLDLFIDEEEEEKLWEVHGKKMRLAGMEVMKKEYGLPDSDATASEDEHTISVLKEMIEEFREDERFGINDAVLAQNTDSEDEDDEEEGFDEEEEGSDEKEEGSDEKEDESDDSDSE, translated from the coding sequence atgggtggtgatgatgatcaacacaTACGAAAGGGTAAATcccccatgactgaagagcaaCTATTGAAAGATTTGGAAGAGAAAGAAATACGAGAAAGTTTATtagccactatgcagatgattgggaaGATGACCAAGGATGGTATAGAGAAAGTACAGAGAGTAAGTGACTTGTTGTATGATATTGAACTCGATCCTCTCTGGGAAGAAATGCATGCTGCAATGAATGAAAACAAAGCGGAAGAGAACCCAGTTGAAAAACCGGTAGAGAAACCGGTACAGATTTTGCAAAAGAAGCGTCATCTTGATCTTTTcatagatgaagaagaggaggaaaagtTGTGGGAAGTGCATGGTAAAAAGATGAGGTTGGCTGGAATGGAAGTAATGAAGAAAGAATATGGGCTTCCTGACAGTGATGCAACTGCTTCCGAAGATGAACATACTATTTCTGTCCTAAAAGAGATGATTGAGGAATTTCGcgaagatgagagatttgggattaatgatgcaGTGTTGGCCCAAAATACCGAttctgaagatgaagacgatgaggaAGAGGGgtttgatgaggaggaagaggggtctgatgagAAGGAAGAGGGGTCTGACGAGAaggaagatgaatctgatgattctgattccgagtaA